Within the Streptomyces sp. R41 genome, the region TCCGCCGCCGTCGCCCGTACGTTGCGGCTCCGGTCGGCCAGCGCCCGCTCCAGGAACGGCTCGTCCGCCGGGCACAGCCCCGACCGCAGTGAGTCGAGGAACATCAGCCGGTCCTCGGCCCGCTCCGTCGCCCATGTGGTGGCCAGCAAGTCGCGTGCGGCGGCGGGGTCCTTGGCCCGTATCGCCGAAAGCAGCGCGACCCGCTCGGCGAACAACCCCTCCTGCCACAGCTGTTGTACGCGCTCCGCGTCCTCCGGGCCCGGCAGCGCGGCGCCGCCGCCCGGTGAGGAGCGCAGCGCGAACCGCCACTCCTGATTCAGCCGCGCCAGCCAGAGTGCCCGTGGCCCGGCGAAGGCCAGGGCCGCCGGCCGCAGATCGGTGCGTCCGCGGGCCGCGTCGAGGAGCGCGGGCAGGGTCTCCGGGGGCGCCGCGAATCCGCGCGCGTTCGCCAGGGTGAGCCACTGGGGCAGCAGCTCCATGAGGTCCGGCGCCGCCCCTCTGCGGCCACCGCCCCCCGTGCCGGGCCGGTCCGCCAGCAGCATCACCAGCCTGCGGGCCGCGGCGGGCGGCAGCGCCGGCCGGGGGTCCCGCGCGGCCGGCTCAGGCCGGGCCGCCGCCGGCGCCGGCCGCACTCCGGCCCGCCGCCGCAGTGTCTCCACTGCGGCCGCGTCCAACAACGCCACCGGAGCCTCCCGCCCCGGCACCCATCCCGGAGGCGTACGCCGCTCGGTCCCGAGCAACGCCACGGTGACGAGCTCCTCCCAGGAGCCACCGGCGGGCGCGCCCGCTGAGGCCGAGGTCGTATTCATGAGCGTCCTTTCCGTACGGAGATCGGCAGGCTGGTCGGTGCGGTCAGCGCGGCCATGGGTTCCCTGTGGTCTCAGCCGTCAGCACAGCGGCACCGCCTGCCCCCTGCCCTCCTCCGCCCAGGCCGTCAGCGGAGTGAATCCGCGGTGTCCGCACTCGCCGAAGACCGTGACAGGGGCTCCGCCGGAGAGGGCGACGAGACGCCACAGGTCGGGGCGGGACCGGGCGGAGGGGGTGAGGGGCAGCGCCAAGTCGCTTTCGGCATCCGCCAGTTGCCAGGAGTCGCCGTCCGGGGTGGGGACGACCCGGTCCAGGGTGACCGGGCAGGAGTCCAGCCAGGGGTCGGCCCGCAGCGCCGCTCCATAGCGGGCGGTCGCCTGCGATGTGGTCAGCCCCGGTGGCCGTATCGACGTGGGTGCGGGAGGCGTGAACTGCTCGCCCAGCGCGGACCGCAGCTGCCCGGCGCCCGGATACGCGGACATCTCCGCCTCGAAGGCCATCCCCACGGGCAGCGCCAGCTCCGGTGCACGGCCGGCCGCCCCGTAGGAGAGGAGCAGGACCGTGCGGCCGGACTCCGCGCCGTACAGCCAGATCCTGCGCGTCGTGAGGCGGGCGTCCGCCGTGTCGTACTGGGCGAGGACCAGCCAGCGGTCGCGCACCGGCGGGCCGTCCGCCGAACCGGAGAGCCCGACCCGTGAACGGACCGTCGCGGCAAGGCCGTCCGGCAGCCGCTCGCGTCGCAGCCAGCCCTGGTCGAGGAGGTGGAGCAGCGCGCACTCCTCAAGGAGCCGCGCCGGCCAGCCCGGACCGGACGACGGGATCGACCCCAACTCCCTTACCCGCGCGGCCAGACCGGGTGCCTGAGCGTCGACCATCCGGGCCGCCGTCTCCTCCCACAGTCCGTACCCCGCCTGCTCGGCCGAGGCGAGGCCGCCGCGCAGCAAGTCGGCCAGCCGCTGCTCCAACTCCGACACCCCCGCCGTGATCCGCTCGGCCCGGCGCTCCGCCCTGCGCCGAGCCGCCTCCGGATCGCCCGACGGCGCGGCTCCAGATGCCCCGCCCGCCGTCCTCTTCTCCGCGCGCTCTCTTCTCCCCTGTATCCACCGCTCCGCCCAGTCCGGTGCCTGCCCCCGCGGCACCGTGCCGTCCGCGCCCGCCCAGAGCAGCAGCAGCCCCAGCGCGTGCTTGCAGGGGAACTTTCGGCTCGGACAACTGCACTGGTAAGCGGGCCCGGCGGAGTCCGCGATGTCGATGACCGTCCGATACGGCTTGCTGCCACTTCCCCTGCACAGTCCCCATACCGTCCCCTCGTCCGAACTGCCCGCCTCCGACCACGGCCCGGCCGCGCCGAGTTTGCTCCCCGCCTTGCGTGACGCGGCGTCAGGCGCCAGTGCCAGCACCTGATCCGCCGTCCAGCGCACCGCCTGCTGAGTCATGCCATCGAAGGTAGATCCCGCCACTGACAATCGGCCCTCGCGAGCACATCTGCGCAGGTCAGCGCGCATTGTCAGTGGCGTGGTGCACGGTGGAACCAGATCCGAACCGGCCGAGCTGGAGGGGGACCGAGCCATGTCCGTGTCCGTTGAACCGACGTCCGTGCCTACGCCTGCGGGGGAGGGGACGGGAGCGACCGCCGACGCGTCGGCCGAGGCGCTGCGGCCGCATGCCGAAGACGCCTTCGCCGCCGAACTCGCCGCGCTGGCCGCGCAGGACGACCGGCCCCGCCCGGCCCGCTGGCGGCTGTCGCCGTGGGCCGTGGCGACGTATCTGCTCGGCGGCACCCTGCCGGACGGCACGGTGATCACACCCAAGTACGTGGGCCCGCGCCGCATCGTCGAGGTAGCCGTCACCACGCTCGCCACCGATCGCGCCCTGCTCCTGCTCGGCGTGCCCGGCACCGCGAAGACCTGGGTGTCCGAGCACCTTGCCGCGGCGGTCAGCGGCGACTCGACCCTGCTCGTGCAGGGCACGGCGGGCACCCAGGAGGAGGCGATCCGGTACGGGTGGAACTACGCGCAGCTGCTCGCGCACGGCCCGAGCCGCGACGCGCTCGTGCCGAGCCCTGTCATGCGGGCCATGGCCGAGGGCATGACCGCCCGAGTCGAGGAGCTGACCCGCATCCCGGCCGACGTGCAGGACACGCTGATCACGATCCTGTCGGAAAAGACCCTGCCCATACCGGAGTTGGGGCAGGAGGTGCAGGCCGTCCGCGGCTTCAACCTGATCGCGACGGCCAACGACCGCGACCGCGGGATCAATGAACTGTCCAGTGCGCTGCGCCGCCGCTTCAACACGGTCGTGCTGCCGCTGCCGGAGAGCGCCGACGCCGAGGTCGACATCGTCTCGCGCCGCGTCGACCAGATCGGCCGCTCCCTCGACCTGCCCGCCGTGCCCGACGGCATCGACGAGATCCGCCGCGTCGTCACCGTCTTCCGCGAGCTGCGCGACGGGGTCACGGCCGACGGGCGCACGAAGCTGAAGTCGCCCAGCGGCACCCTGTCCACCGCCGAGGCGATCTCCGTCGTCACGGGCGGCCTCGCCCTGGCCGCCCACTTCGGCGACGGCGTCCTGCGGGCGAGCGATGTCGCCGCCGGCATTCTCGGCGCCGTCGTCCGCGATCCGGCGGCCGACCGCGTCATCTGGCAGGAGTACCTGGAGGCGGTCGTCCGCGAGCGGGACGGCTGGAAGGACTTCTACCGGGCCTGTCGGGAGGTGAGCGCATGACGGTCTTCACCGCAGGGCCGTTGCTGCTGGGGGTGCGGCATCACGGCCCCGGGTCGGCGCGGGCCGTGCGGGCCGCGCTGGAGGCGGCGGCGCCCCGGGTCGTGCTGATCGAGGGACCCCCGGAGGCGGATGGGCTCATCCCGCTCGCCGCCGACAAGGAGATGCGGCCCCCGGTCGCCCTCCTCGCCCACGTCGTGGACGAGCCCGGCCGCTCGGCCTTCTGGCCGCTGGCCGAGTTCTCACCGGAGTGGGTGGCGATCCGGTGGGCCCTGGAGAGCGGAGTCCCGGCCCGCTTCATCGATCTCCCGGCGACCCACACGCTGGCGTGGGGCAAAGAAGAGCTCGATCAGGAGGACGAACCAGGGGATGCGCCGCCCGTCGATCCCAGTCGGCCCGTCGAGGCGGCCGTGCGGATCGACCCCCTCGCCGTACTCGCCCAGACGGCCGGTTACGACGATCCCGAGCGCTGGTGGGAGGACGTGGTCGAGCACCGAAGCGGGGCGGCGAGCGATCCGTTCGCACCGTTCACCGTGCTCGAGGAGGCGATGGGGGCGCTGCGGGAGGCGTACGGGGTCGGGGGACACGACCGTGACCTGGTGCGGGAGGCGTACATGCGGCTCCAGGTGCGGGCGGCGGAGCGGGAGTTCGGGGACGACGTGGCCGTGGTGTGCGGGGCCTGGCACGTGCCCGCGTTGCGGCAGAGGACGGCGGTCGGCACGGACCGGGCGCTGCTCAAGGGGCTGCCCAAGGCGAAGGCCGACATGACGTGGGTGCCGTGGACGTACCGCCGGCTGTCCCGGGTCAGTGGGTACGGCGCGGGCATCGACTCGCCGGGTTGGTACGGGCATCTGTTCAGTGCCCCCGACCGCCCGGTCGAGCGCTGGATGACCAAGGTGGCCCGGCTGCTGCGCGACGAGGACCGGATGATCTCGCCCGCGCACGTCATCGAGGCGGTGCGGCTGGCCGACACGCTCGCCGCGATGCGTGGCCGCCCGCTGCCGGGGCTGACCGAGACCACCGACGCCGTACGGGCCGTGATGTGCGAGGGCTCGGACGTGCCGCTGGCGCTGGTGCGGGACCGGCTCGTGGTCGGCGATGTGCTGGGGGAGGTGCCGGAGTCGGCCCCCGCGGTGCCGTTGCAGCGCGACCTCGCGCGGCTCCAGCGGCGGCTGCGGCTCAAACCGGAGTCACTGGAGCGGGAGTTGGAGCTCGACCTGCGCAAGGAGACCGACGCCGAGCGCAGCAGGCTGCTGCACCGGTTGCGGCTCCTCGGCGTCGAGTGGGGCGAGCCCGCCGTGTCGCGCGGCAGCACGGGCACCTTCCGGGAGACCTGGCGGCTGCGCTGGGAGCCGGAGCTGTCGGTGCGGGTCGCGGAGGCCGGCGTGTGGGGTACGACGGTACTGGCCGCCGCGACGGCCAGGGCCGAGGCGGACGCGGTCGCCGCGCACGCGCTGGCCGATGTCACGGCACTCGCCGAGCGCTGCCTGCTGGCGGAACTGCCGGACGTGCTGCCCGTGGTGATGCGGGTCCTCGCCGACCGGGCCGCCCTCGACGCGGACGTCGGCCACCTCGCCCAGGCCCTGCCCGCCCTGGTCCGCTCCCTGCGCTACGGAGATGTGCGCGGCACGGACACCCACGCCCTCACCGACGTCGCGGCGGGCCTC harbors:
- a CDS encoding SWIM zinc finger family protein gives rise to the protein MTQQAVRWTADQVLALAPDAASRKAGSKLGAAGPWSEAGSSDEGTVWGLCRGSGSKPYRTVIDIADSAGPAYQCSCPSRKFPCKHALGLLLLWAGADGTVPRGQAPDWAERWIQGRRERAEKRTAGGASGAAPSGDPEAARRRAERRAERITAGVSELEQRLADLLRGGLASAEQAGYGLWEETAARMVDAQAPGLAARVRELGSIPSSGPGWPARLLEECALLHLLDQGWLRRERLPDGLAATVRSRVGLSGSADGPPVRDRWLVLAQYDTADARLTTRRIWLYGAESGRTVLLLSYGAAGRAPELALPVGMAFEAEMSAYPGAGQLRSALGEQFTPPAPTSIRPPGLTTSQATARYGAALRADPWLDSCPVTLDRVVPTPDGDSWQLADAESDLALPLTPSARSRPDLWRLVALSGGAPVTVFGECGHRGFTPLTAWAEEGRGQAVPLC
- a CDS encoding AAA family ATPase is translated as MSVSVEPTSVPTPAGEGTGATADASAEALRPHAEDAFAAELAALAAQDDRPRPARWRLSPWAVATYLLGGTLPDGTVITPKYVGPRRIVEVAVTTLATDRALLLLGVPGTAKTWVSEHLAAAVSGDSTLLVQGTAGTQEEAIRYGWNYAQLLAHGPSRDALVPSPVMRAMAEGMTARVEELTRIPADVQDTLITILSEKTLPIPELGQEVQAVRGFNLIATANDRDRGINELSSALRRRFNTVVLPLPESADAEVDIVSRRVDQIGRSLDLPAVPDGIDEIRRVVTVFRELRDGVTADGRTKLKSPSGTLSTAEAISVVTGGLALAAHFGDGVLRASDVAAGILGAVVRDPAADRVIWQEYLEAVVRERDGWKDFYRACREVSA
- a CDS encoding DUF5682 family protein: MTVFTAGPLLLGVRHHGPGSARAVRAALEAAAPRVVLIEGPPEADGLIPLAADKEMRPPVALLAHVVDEPGRSAFWPLAEFSPEWVAIRWALESGVPARFIDLPATHTLAWGKEELDQEDEPGDAPPVDPSRPVEAAVRIDPLAVLAQTAGYDDPERWWEDVVEHRSGAASDPFAPFTVLEEAMGALREAYGVGGHDRDLVREAYMRLQVRAAEREFGDDVAVVCGAWHVPALRQRTAVGTDRALLKGLPKAKADMTWVPWTYRRLSRVSGYGAGIDSPGWYGHLFSAPDRPVERWMTKVARLLRDEDRMISPAHVIEAVRLADTLAAMRGRPLPGLTETTDAVRAVMCEGSDVPLALVRDRLVVGDVLGEVPESAPAVPLQRDLARLQRRLRLKPESLERELELDLRKETDAERSRLLHRLRLLGVEWGEPAVSRGSTGTFRETWRLRWEPELSVRVAEAGVWGTTVLAAATARAEADAVAAHALADVTALAERCLLAELPDVLPVVMRVLADRAALDADVGHLAQALPALVRSLRYGDVRGTDTHALTDVAAGLAERIFVGLPPGCAALDTEAAEEMRRHVDAVHGAVALLGETAAASAATTSPGGAAQDARPTPSPAGIRGRWHSVLRVLAGRDAVAGVIRGRAVRLLLDEGELAQDEAARLMGLVLSPGTAPGDAAAWIEGFVGGGSGGGMLLVHDERLLGLVDTWLTGVPAEAFTDVLPLLRRTFSAYEAGVRRTLGELVRRGPGARGSTGVATCGIPGFAPDLDPERADAVLPVLRLLLGPDGFDAGDDHVTDDHVGDGNDLVGVAR